In one window of Helianthus annuus cultivar XRQ/B chromosome 17, HanXRQr2.0-SUNRISE, whole genome shotgun sequence DNA:
- the LOC110906587 gene encoding uncharacterized protein LOC110906587, translating into MASSSRRGKGRKTGKGQTAPQQDPVPHETPIIQIAADDPKLRKIKYRTSYNFIPDQKTHRDDHPILKFEEDSPEWDKFEKLKDTELLQHRVIDWKWLEEIGSEQEVRELLVQRLIYAMNCTEPQYEELVLEFHSTWVHKEGKFEQGTAVSFSFGRQVYEMNVPRFVVVSGLYTEEEVRRPEFATYLRGAYSERRDCSVGKAELKKFWNTISNREFGQTNLITSVRNPVYRYVLKILSTTLMGRKSGENKANWLELFILMCRVQKKEFNLATVLADSFSRGRRGGIRAGLDMGPYITRIATNLGVFDTYLPEFLHRGPKTVVFGMEELQKAGIVSWQAPYGWEPIKEGPHVQVPQRRPAEVVVTQTEPTLTQQPPQAPEQPVRQVHRRHPLSEPLTLESFSGYVEQRFDRLEQMIEALKKGQSRQDDVLRYMMTVQSMRIPDYFRPGQEGQAGVGAQADPEPPFQVFEESSHDSDSGAAGQQ; encoded by the coding sequence ATGGCTAGTAGTTCTAGGCGTGGGAAAGGTAGGAAAACCGGAAAGGGTCAGACGGCACCGCAGCAGGATCCGGTTCCTCACGAGACTCCAATTATTCAAATCGCTGCTGATGATCCGAAATTAAGGAAAATCAAATATCGAACCTCGTATAACTTTATCCCGGATCAGAAAACGCACAGAGACGATCACCCGATTCTAAAGTTTGAAGAAGATTCACCCGAATGGGATAAGTTTGAAAAGTTGAAAGATACTGAGCTCCTTCAACACCGGGTTATTGATTGGAAGTGGTTGGAGGAGATAGGTTCAGAGCAGGAGGTGAGGGAACTCTTGGTTCAGAGATTGATTTATGCGATGAACTGCACCGAGCCTCAGTATGAGGAGTTAGTGTTAGAGTTCCATAGTACATGGGTGCACAAGGAGGGTAAGTTCGAGCAGGGCACGGCTGTATCATTTAGCTTTGGAAGGCAAGTGTATGAAATGAATGTGCCGAGGTTTGTTGTCGTTTCGGGTTTGTATACGGAAGAGGAGGTGAGGAGACCGGAGTTTGCTACTTACTTACGGGGTGCGTATAGTGAGCGTAGGGACTGTAGTGTTGGTAAAGCTGAGCTGAAAAAGTTTTGGAATACGATTTCTAATCGTGAATTTGGGCAAACGAACCTTATCACATCGGTTCGTAACCCAGTCTATAGATATGTACTGAAGATCCTATCGACGACATTGATGGGTAGAAAGTCGGGGGAAAACAAAGCAAATTGGCTCGAGCTTTTCATCTTGATGTGTAGGGTACAGAAGAAGGAATTTAATCTGGCTACTGTTCTAGCAGATTCTTTTAGCAGAGGTAGGAGGGGAGGTATTAGAGCTGGGTTGGATATGGGCCCCTACATTACCAGGATTGCAACAAATTTGGGAGTGTTTGACACATATCTTCCCGAATTTCTACACAGGGGGCCCAAGACAGTGGTATTTGGGATGGAGGAGTTGCAAAAGGCGGGAATAGTGTCGTGGCAAGCACCCTACGGCTGGGAGCCGATCAAAGAGGGTCCGCATGTTCAGGTGCCTCAGAGACGACCAGCTGAGGTTGTCGTGACTCAGACTGAGCCTACACTTACGCAGCAGCCACCACAGGCACCTGAGCAGCCAGTACGTCAAGTTCATAGGAGACACCCTTTATCTGAACCCCTTACTTTGGAGTCATTCTCTGGCTATGTGGAGCAGAGATTTGACAGGTTGGAGCAGATGATTGAGGCACTTAAGAAGGGTCAGTCGAGGCAGGATGATGTTCTTCGTTATATGATGACCGTTCAGAGCATGAGGATTCCGGATTACTTCCGGCCAGGGCAGGAGGGCCAGGCTGGTGTTGGTGCACAGGCTGATCCGGAGCCTCCATTTCAGGTGTTTGAGGAGAGCAGTCATGATTCCGATAGTGGTGCAGCTGGACAGCAGTGA